Proteins encoded within one genomic window of Methanosarcina barkeri str. Wiesmoor:
- the mtaA gene encoding methylcobamide:CoM methyltransferase MtaA, with amino-acid sequence MSEFTLKTRLLAALEGKPVDKVPVCSVTQTGIVELMDKVGAAWPEAHTNPELMAKLAIANYELSGLEAVRLPYCLTVLGEAMGCEINMGTKNRQPSVTASPYPKNLDGAVVPADLLQRNRIPAVLEAIKIVREKVGPDVPIIGGMEGPVTLASDLISVKSFMKWSIKKTDLFEQALDISAEAAIAYANAMVEAGADVIAIADPVASPDLMSPETFKQFLQSRLQKFSAGVNSVTVLHICGKVNAILSDMADCGFEGLSVEEKIGTAAEGKKIIGDRARLVGNISSPFTLLPGPIDKIKAEAKVALEGGIDVLAPGCGIAPMTPLENVKALVAARDEYYA; translated from the coding sequence ATGAGCGAATTTACACTTAAAACGAGACTCTTAGCTGCCCTTGAAGGCAAGCCCGTTGACAAAGTACCTGTCTGCTCCGTAACCCAGACCGGGATTGTAGAACTTATGGATAAAGTTGGAGCTGCCTGGCCTGAAGCTCACACCAATCCCGAACTTATGGCAAAACTGGCAATTGCTAACTATGAACTTAGTGGACTTGAAGCTGTAAGGCTTCCCTACTGTCTTACCGTTCTTGGTGAAGCAATGGGCTGTGAAATCAACATGGGTACCAAGAACAGGCAGCCGTCTGTCACCGCTAGCCCCTACCCCAAAAACCTCGATGGCGCAGTCGTCCCTGCAGATCTCCTGCAGAGAAACAGAATTCCAGCCGTGCTCGAAGCCATTAAAATTGTCAGGGAAAAAGTAGGACCTGATGTACCAATTATCGGAGGTATGGAAGGCCCGGTTACACTAGCTTCCGACCTGATAAGTGTAAAATCCTTCATGAAATGGTCCATTAAAAAAACTGACCTCTTCGAACAGGCTCTTGATATCTCCGCAGAAGCTGCAATCGCCTATGCAAACGCAATGGTCGAAGCTGGTGCAGATGTTATCGCTATTGCAGACCCTGTCGCTTCTCCTGACCTCATGAGCCCGGAAACATTTAAACAGTTCCTCCAGTCAAGATTACAGAAGTTTTCCGCTGGTGTTAACTCCGTGACTGTACTCCACATCTGTGGTAAGGTTAACGCGATCCTCAGCGACATGGCAGACTGCGGTTTTGAAGGACTCAGCGTCGAAGAAAAGATCGGTACCGCAGCGGAAGGAAAGAAAATCATTGGAGACAGAGCAAGATTAGTAGGAAATATTTCCAGTCCTTTTACCCTGCTGCCTGGACCTATTGATAAGATAAAAGCTGAAGCAAAAGTAGCTCTTGAAGGCGGCATAGATGTGCTTGCACCTGGCTGTGGGATTGCACCCATGACTCCTCTCGAAAATGTCAAAGCTTTGGTCGCAGCAAGAGACGAGTACTACGCCTGA
- a CDS encoding cation-transporting P-type ATPase: MGKNLTGGNSKICSPQGNEHSIPLLEFLQKLNVDENGLSEQEATSRLKECGDNVLEETGKESIINKYLRQFRNLFSILLTVGSILSFVGEYLDPGQGNLYIGIALAGVVIINGTFTFIQEYQAEKTMESFRQLLPPHARVLREGKVKDILASELVVGDVILLEEGDKVPADGRLVEINTLKVDNSAITGESEPQLRSLECTHPNMLECRNMVFSGTLIQSGNGKAVTFATGQNTQIGSLATLTQQTSGVDTPIRREINYFIKVISTIAISLGIVFFILAFLLQDVFLASLIFAIGIIVANVPEGLLPTVTLALSLASKRMASRNALIKQLESVETLGSTTVICTDKTGTLTQNKMAVNSIMIGFECLVIENPASTKKTTTEQDIIESTNKADMEKLTDSRTEGFCALKKPIWDPEKLPSVFIRVAGLCNNAKLRESAPGYTGDPTEGALLVFANGLEDIGKLKNDYPRLEEFPFDSLTKRMEVICRTPEGKLEVYLKGAPEVVVKMCSSSLDSRGIRKLDETEQQKLLDRHLGLAKKGERIIALAYRQIEDINEYTGDFIFLGFIGIVDPPRPEAREAIAKCHTAGIKVVMITGDHPVTAESIAKDVGLANSGNLEIITGNELATLSRADLASRLKNPSIVFARTSPVQKLKIVQLFQAEGEIVTMTGDGVNDAPAIKNADMGVAMGSGTDVAREAADMVLLDDNFATIVNAVEEGRTVFDNIKKFIAYILASNIPEILPFIAFVLFALPLPMPVQLILAIDLGTDMLPAIALGKEKGEGDIMKRPPRAREEKLLTPPLLFTAYAVKGPVEAIAGFFCYFAVLFEGGWSFGEQLANNNPLYMQSITAFFSAVIICQIANVFASRTRYQSVFSMGLFSNRTVLVGIASELLILAFIIWNPSANLIFNTSPLDLRYLLIAVPFAILLLGIDELRKYLLRRNVSWVTRYLKW; the protein is encoded by the coding sequence ATGGGGAAGAATCTGACTGGCGGTAACAGCAAGATTTGTTCTCCCCAGGGGAACGAACATAGTATTCCACTTTTGGAGTTTCTTCAAAAGTTAAACGTTGACGAAAATGGACTGAGTGAGCAGGAAGCTACCAGTCGGCTCAAAGAATGTGGAGACAATGTTCTTGAAGAAACAGGGAAAGAGAGCATAATAAATAAGTATCTCAGGCAGTTCCGGAATTTATTCTCTATCCTGTTAACTGTGGGATCAATTCTGTCTTTCGTTGGAGAATACCTTGATCCAGGGCAGGGAAACCTGTATATAGGAATTGCTCTTGCAGGCGTTGTAATCATCAATGGGACCTTTACATTCATACAGGAGTACCAGGCTGAAAAAACCATGGAAAGTTTTCGTCAGCTTCTTCCTCCCCATGCCAGGGTACTGAGAGAAGGAAAGGTAAAAGATATTCTGGCATCGGAGCTTGTTGTAGGAGACGTCATCCTTCTTGAGGAAGGAGATAAGGTTCCTGCCGATGGGCGTTTGGTTGAAATTAATACCCTGAAAGTGGACAACTCGGCTATTACTGGCGAATCTGAGCCCCAGCTTCGGTCACTTGAATGCACTCACCCAAATATGCTGGAGTGCAGGAACATGGTTTTTTCAGGGACTCTGATACAGAGTGGGAATGGAAAAGCTGTTACCTTCGCCACTGGACAAAATACTCAGATCGGAAGCCTTGCAACACTCACACAACAAACTTCAGGCGTGGATACTCCCATTCGAAGAGAAATAAATTACTTCATAAAAGTCATATCTACAATTGCGATTTCCCTGGGAATAGTCTTCTTTATACTTGCTTTTCTTCTTCAAGATGTTTTTCTTGCAAGTTTGATCTTTGCGATTGGAATTATTGTTGCCAATGTGCCTGAAGGGCTTTTGCCTACAGTTACTCTTGCCCTTAGCCTTGCTTCCAAGCGAATGGCCTCTCGGAATGCCCTTATAAAACAGCTTGAGTCCGTAGAAACTCTTGGCTCGACAACGGTTATCTGTACGGATAAAACCGGTACCCTTACTCAGAATAAGATGGCAGTAAACTCTATCATGATCGGTTTTGAATGTCTTGTTATCGAAAACCCTGCCAGCACTAAAAAAACAACCACAGAGCAGGATATCATCGAAAGTACAAACAAAGCAGATATGGAAAAACTTACAGATTCAAGGACAGAAGGATTCTGTGCTCTAAAAAAACCTATCTGGGACCCTGAAAAATTGCCATCTGTTTTCATAAGAGTTGCAGGGCTATGTAATAATGCAAAACTTCGCGAGTCTGCCCCGGGATATACTGGTGATCCTACCGAAGGGGCACTTCTCGTTTTTGCAAATGGCCTGGAAGATATAGGAAAGCTCAAGAATGATTACCCTAGGCTGGAAGAATTTCCTTTTGATTCGCTTACGAAAAGAATGGAAGTTATCTGCCGTACTCCTGAAGGAAAACTTGAAGTTTATCTCAAGGGGGCCCCGGAAGTAGTTGTGAAAATGTGCAGTTCATCCCTAGATTCAAGAGGAATCCGGAAACTGGATGAAACTGAGCAACAAAAACTTCTTGACCGGCACCTGGGCCTTGCAAAAAAAGGAGAACGAATTATAGCCCTTGCGTACAGGCAGATAGAAGATATAAATGAATATACTGGGGATTTTATCTTCTTAGGATTTATAGGAATTGTAGATCCTCCTCGCCCTGAAGCCAGAGAAGCTATTGCAAAGTGCCATACAGCCGGGATCAAGGTTGTCATGATCACAGGTGATCACCCGGTCACGGCAGAATCAATAGCAAAGGACGTGGGGCTTGCAAACTCAGGAAACCTTGAGATCATTACCGGAAATGAGCTGGCAACGTTATCACGCGCAGACCTTGCTTCAAGATTAAAAAATCCGAGCATTGTTTTTGCCCGCACTTCTCCTGTACAAAAACTAAAAATCGTACAGCTCTTTCAGGCCGAAGGGGAAATAGTGACCATGACAGGAGATGGGGTCAATGATGCTCCTGCAATCAAGAATGCAGATATGGGCGTTGCTATGGGCAGTGGCACGGATGTGGCGCGCGAAGCTGCGGATATGGTACTTCTTGATGACAATTTCGCTACGATTGTGAATGCTGTAGAAGAGGGCAGGACGGTTTTCGATAATATTAAAAAATTCATCGCATACATTCTTGCCAGCAATATTCCTGAGATCCTGCCTTTCATAGCCTTCGTCCTCTTTGCCCTGCCCCTTCCCATGCCTGTACAGCTTATTCTGGCAATCGACCTGGGCACGGATATGCTGCCTGCGATTGCCCTGGGAAAAGAAAAAGGTGAAGGAGATATTATGAAAAGACCTCCCAGAGCGAGAGAAGAAAAGCTTTTGACTCCTCCACTACTTTTCACAGCTTATGCAGTAAAGGGTCCTGTAGAAGCTATCGCAGGCTTTTTCTGCTATTTTGCTGTCCTTTTTGAGGGGGGTTGGAGTTTTGGCGAGCAGCTTGCAAACAACAATCCCCTTTACATGCAGTCAATAACCGCTTTCTTTTCAGCAGTGATTATATGCCAGATTGCTAATGTTTTTGCTTCCCGAACTCGTTATCAGTCAGTCTTCTCAATGGGTTTATTTAGTAATCGTACTGTTCTGGTAGGAATTGCAAGTGAACTCCTAATTCTGGCATTTATTATCTGGAATCCATCGGCAAATCTTATTTTCAATACGTCTCCCCTTGACCTCAGATATTTGCTAATTGCAGTTCCCTTTGCGATTTTATTGCTTGGAATCGATGAGTTAAGAAAATATCTGTTGAGAAGGAATGTAAGCTGGGTAACCAGATACCTTAAGTGGTAA